ATCCTCTCGGCGGGCGGGGCGTGATGCCAGTGTAGCGCAGGGGATGCGTGGGGTTTGGATTCCGGTGACATTCCGATAAGCGCCTCGTACGAGACTCGGCCTGTCAGCACCGACCGCATCGCTTGACAGGGACCGCGAGCCGATGGAATATCGTCGTATCTTTACCCCGCTGGATCAGCCCTCGGGCCACTGGCGGGGTCAGTCTTTTCTCGGAGCAGAGCGCAGCGCCGCACCTCCCGTGCCGGCCATCCTCCGCACTCATGTCTTCTTCGACGGCCAGAACCTGTTCCGCTCGGTGAAGCACTGCTTCGGCTACTCATACCCGAACTACGATGTGGTAGCCCTCGCGCAGCTGGTATGCACGCGTCAGTGCCTTCAGTGCGCCGGACTTCACTTCTACACCGGCATCCACAAGCCCGGTGAGAACAGGTTCTGGTACGACTTCTGGAGCCGCAAACTCACCGTTCTGGGTACCCGGGGTGTCGACGTTTACTCGCGGAACCTCGCCTACGCAGACGAACCTGTGATCCTGCCCGATGGTACTCGCGCTTCGGTGCGCATCGCCCGTGAGAAGGGCGTCGACGTGCGGATCGCACTCGACATGGTCCGCCTGGCGCGCGAGGGTGCCTACGATGTCGCAGTGCTCTTCAGTCAGGACCAGGACCTCAGCGGGGCGGTGACGGATATCCACAGGATCCGTGCGGAGACCGGTCGCTGGATGAAGGTGTACTCAGCGTATCCCGTGGCCGACGATGGAAGGCACACGCCGGCAATCAAGGGTGCGGCGCCGCTCCCCATCACGCGCGCGGAGTACGAGCGCTGCATCGATCCGCTCGACTACAGGGGCCAGAGGGACGGCCGCCCCTAGATGCCGTACCAGACAGCGTAGCCGCGCTTACGGAGGCTCAGCGCACGCCGCTCCTCGGCGCGCTCGGCCTCCTCGCGCGTGGGGTAGTCCTGCCAGCTGCGATAGAGCCGGGGCATCAGCCGCGTGCCGTACTTGTGCGCGAACGCGTTCGACTTGTAGCCGGCAAGGTGCTGTTGGAACCGCTCCTCAGGCGTAAGCGCTGTGGACCCGACGTACACGCACGGCTTGGCCGGGTTCCAGTCGGGGTTGGCCGTGCGGAACTTGGCGCTGCTGTACACCTCGTCGTCGAGTTGGATCACGTAGACGGTGTAGACATGCTGCGCAGTCACGAACCTGCCCCCTCGGAAGGACTGACCCGAGTCTAGCGCAGGGGCATGCCGCAGCGCGGGCCCCGGTCACCTCTCAGAAAGCGCCGTGCGGGACACCCGGCCAGTCAGCGCCTACCGCGCCGAAGACGGCCGCAAGCCGCCAACGGCGTCACCCCGCCCGCTACGCTACGACGTACCACTCCCCGCGCTCCGCGTGCGGATCGCCCATCCGGCGAGCCCCACGCCGGCAAGCACCCCGGCCACCGCGAGCATCCAC
Above is a window of Anaerosoma tenue DNA encoding:
- a CDS encoding NYN domain-containing protein, which gives rise to MPAILRTHVFFDGQNLFRSVKHCFGYSYPNYDVVALAQLVCTRQCLQCAGLHFYTGIHKPGENRFWYDFWSRKLTVLGTRGVDVYSRNLAYADEPVILPDGTRASVRIAREKGVDVRIALDMVRLAREGAYDVAVLFSQDQDLSGAVTDIHRIRAETGRWMKVYSAYPVADDGRHTPAIKGAAPLPITRAEYERCIDPLDYRGQRDGRP
- a CDS encoding GIY-YIG nuclease family protein codes for the protein MTAQHVYTVYVIQLDDEVYSSAKFRTANPDWNPAKPCVYVGSTALTPEERFQQHLAGYKSNAFAHKYGTRLMPRLYRSWQDYPTREEAERAEERRALSLRKRGYAVWYGI